In Pseudophryne corroboree isolate aPseCor3 chromosome 3, aPseCor3.hap2, whole genome shotgun sequence, a genomic segment contains:
- the LOC135057387 gene encoding olfactory receptor 1468-like: MTFKDCYNLTEFTLLGLIDESKLNIPVGVLLIFAYVIIFLGNFTIIALFSADSHLHTPMYIFLFNLSIIDIASASNILPKLFNLLLKKNNMISFAGCIAQMYFFLSLVVTELMLLTAMAYDRYVAICHPLNYVVIMSFKNCAGFSIASWVVGFSDIIQYAIIISKMSFRADRPIDHFFCDVSPLLMIACSDISMVEMLNYIQGAFVAFPTFLLILV, encoded by the coding sequence ATGACATTTAAAGATTGTTATAATCTGACAGAATTCACACTGCTGGGTCTGATAGATGAATCGAAGTTAAACATCCCAGTTGGTGTATTACTCATATTTGCCTATGTCATAATTTTTTTGGGAAACTTCACCATCATCGCTCTGTTTTCTGCAGATTCCCATCTGCACACTCCCATGTACATCTTCTTATTCAACCTTTCCATCATTGACATCGCTTCAGCATCAAATATTCTGCCTAAACTATTTAATTTGCTCCTCAAAAAAAATAACATGATTTCATTTGCAGGATGTATAGCTCAGATGTATTTCTTTCTGTCCTTGGTTGTTACTGAGCTTATGCTGCTTACAGCCATGGCATATGACCGCTATGTGGCAATCTGTCACCCTCTTAATTATGTTGTTATAATGAGTTTTAAAAACTGTGCTGGTTTCTCAATTGCTTCTTGGGTTGTGGGCTTTTCGGATATAATTCAATATGCTATCATTATATCTAAGATGTCCTTTAGGGCAGATCGTCCTATTGACCATTTCTTTTGTGATGTATCCCCATTACTGATGATCGCCTGCAGTGATATATCCATGGTGGAAATGTTAAACTACATTCAAGGGGCTTTTGTGGCATTTCCTACATTTCTGCTTATATTAgtttaa